The nucleotide window CGGGTCGCGGGCGGCCTGATCCCACTGCTGGCTGAGCGAGGAGGCGGAGCCGGACTGCTGACCGGCCATGATCGCGTCGTTCCACCACAGCTGCCAGGCGAGGAAGAGCAGGATGAGCACCCCGGCGGTCAGCAGCAGCTCCCCGATGACGCCGATGACGCTCACGCGGTGCCGGGGGCGGGCGGAGCCGTTGCGGCCCCCGAGATCGCCGGCATCGGCCGCTGCCGCCCGAGCGGCTCGACGGGTCGCACGGTCTGAGCGGTCGGACATACGCGCGAGTCTAACCGCCGGGCGCTGCGAGGGGCTGAGGTCACGCTGTTTCCGCCCGGCCTCGCAGGCTAGAATCGTCGGCATGGCACGCACGAAATCATCGAAGCCCGAGCGCGCGGAGCAGCCGAGCGGCGAGGAGGCTCCCAACGCCGTCTGGTTCAAGCCCGTCATGTTCGGCTTCATGCTGCTCGGGCTGGCCTGGATCATCGTCTTCTACGTCTCGAGCGGCACGCTTCCGGTGCCCGGTCTCGGGCCGTGGAACATCCTCATCGGCTTCGGGATCGCCTTCATCGGCTTCCTCATGACGACGCGCTGGCGCTGAGTCCCCCTTAACGCCCACAATTACACCCGTGTAACTCTCCCCACATGTGGAGAAGTTGTGGATAACCGCCGGCGGCGGCCCTGCGACTCAGCCGAGCAGCGGGAAGTACAGGTAGCGGCCGGCCAGCACGAGCAGCACGACCGCGATCGCCGCGAGCAGCCAGGCCTGCAGGGTGCGCTGCGAGCGCTTCCGGGTCTCCATGAAGACGAAGCCGGCCACGGCACCGGCCACGAGCCCGCCGAGGTGGGCCTGCCATGAGATGTTGACCCCGGGCAGGAAGCCGATCACGAAGTTGATGCCGAGCAGCACGAACAGCTGCGTGGTCTGCCCGCCGAGGCGGCGCTGGATGACGAGGAACGCGCCCATCAGAC belongs to Agromyces archimandritae and includes:
- a CDS encoding cell division protein CrgA encodes the protein MTLTRCRGRAEPLRPPRSPASAAAARAARRVARSERSDIRASLTAGRCEGLRSRCFRPASQARIVGMARTKSSKPERAEQPSGEEAPNAVWFKPVMFGFMLLGLAWIIVFYVSSGTLPVPGLGPWNILIGFGIAFIGFLMTTRWR